tggattacgtgcggccagcagtaacagcctggttgatcagaccctgatccaccatgaggcttggtcacagaccgggccgtaggggcgttgaccccctaaactctctccaggtatactccaggtatacacacatgCGATATATACATTTACTCACAcgacatacacaaatacacataccCAGTTGTATATTTTTTTGTTCTAGGTAAACACAATGCTATTTGAAAGTCACAAAACAGTGTTGTTAATAACGCTGATCAACACTGCGCTAATAACTAGCCACGATGTGGGCGGAGCCGTGGAGCAGGTGGGCGTGATGGTGGAACGGATGGTGGAGCACTACTATCTCACCAGCTGTCACCTGGTactcatcaccactacacaacactcactaatTACAGCCAACATAATCAGGTGAAATATTTATACCTTTGTCGAAATGTGATTTTCTTCAGACTATTTACCAAATACTTTAATTTTCCATTGTATTTTCAAAGATAATAGACTATGTTACGTAGGTAAATATCACCATTGTTGTTAGTGAATAGATGGGAGACGTCAATTGTTAGAAAAGCAACATATAACAAAGGGAGTCTCCAATTTTAACAATGTTTCGCTCGAAAGAagctttatcaagtacaataATGGTGAAACGTCGTAGTAATAAACATTCTCCGCCAAATATGATGTTTTTAGGTATCCCTCTTAAAGGGTATAATGCtattttttcaacatttaaatTCCTTTCAGTGAGATGTCGGTCAAAGCAACTTCtgataaattttaaaattttaacgCTTGCgtatttaaatatatttacatatatatgcaaagcaaccactgaaagagttgaatgatagctctaggcctttcgtcttGCAACCTTCATTtcaggaacttgcaatgttgcagaaatgagtagaagGTCCaggtagaaatatatatatatatatatatatatatatatatatatatatatatatatatatatatatatatatatatatatatatatatatatatatatatatatatatatatatatatatctttgatagttccttcataatgtgagtagtcacgaaagcgcttggaatttctctattctttcagagtggttgttttgcatatatatatatatatatatatatatatatatatatatatatatatatatatatatatatatatatatatatatatatatatatatatatatatatatatatatgtaacatataatataaaacatataatatttattaatatatgCATTCGTATATAATTTTTTGTCTCTTAGACGTTTGAGTGAGAGTTTGGAGGCtgggctggtggtggaggtagggtgggtgATCTCCCAGGACCAGCTGGCCCAGGACCAACTCCTGCAGGGTGTCTGGGGCGACTCTAAGACCACCTGCCGGGGTCTCATCCTTgacctcaccaacaccaacaatactcTTCCTCTCTTAAGGTAACTTTATAATTGATACTGAAATCTGGAGCTGAAGTTGACTGATCCATTATAAAGAAAATACAATCTGAACTGATTGGTTTGGCTTAGCCAAAATTTTACGCAATTCTTAAATCTACAAACATTAGTTTTCGTATATAGATAAAGCAGTTTGGATATTTGTTGTTTGTTATCAGTGTGAGATAAGATTGTTAGACCTTCCCGAATTTTAGAAATTTCTCATTAGCATTTTTTTATTCTTTGCTTGAAAGAACTGGGATAAAAAGTATAAAAATCCATTGGTTAGTCAACAACACATGAGTCACATCAGATGTCGAGGAGATAGAAAATTAATCAGTTTCCAAATGAAGAAAAATTGAGAGAGTACAGATTCTCTTGGTAACGTTACGCAGGTTTCTTGAGGAAGCTGAACTATGGAAGTTACCAGAGACTCTTGTGCTTGTTGTGGGAGGAAAAGCGGGGGTGAAGGATGTGCTTCTCCACcatagcctccacaacactatccaCGCCCTCTACCTGGCCCTCCACGACCTCACCCTCCAAAACATTACCTTCAATGACGTCGTCCAACACAGCATCAAATTCATagcaccactacataacccacgTTATAAAAAACCCGTTACACGGGAAGGTCAGTATGCGTCCGGGATCTTTATTTTCTGATACGACACTGACATTTTTCATGTGCTCACATAGTATATGGGATGACACAGTGGAGTTTCTGTAACACAAGAATTCCTGCAATTAAAGATAATGTGTTGAACAAGATTTCAATGGAATTTCGCTTCACTTCGGCTTGAGCTCTACCTGACCATGACTTTGTTAAAGTTTTTCACAGAAAGGTAATCAGATTTCATAAAGCTTGTCCTGCATATTGTGTCTTTAATCCCATACTTGTCAGTATTGGGTCTTTGTATTCAATTTTCGAAAATATAAGAAACTTGCATACCTGATAATATAAAACATGGGAAATGTTCATAAATATTAAAACGCATTGTTCAGTTACTTTTCTTTTGTTCCTAAGCGTATATAATTAACTTCTGTATAATCAGGCACACTAGtgagtggaggtgtgtgggtgtaccGGAGGTGTCTGTACTGTAACATGGGTGAGGCAGACGTCCAGCTCCTCCACCTGTGGAACCTCGCTTCATTTACTCACAGCAAATATGATTTATTTCAAGGCGAGTATTCTTTGGTTTGTTTACTTAGTATAAAGATTGATCCTCTGTCTGCTGAGTAcgagacagacgcgcttcctctctgtactcacctatttgttaaTGCAGGTAGATATATACTGTTGTCATCATCTAACATCACACAGTCACATCATCCTAACACAAAGAACCTGTAGAAATCAAAACCACATCACTTaagaaatatacattttttattaCGATTGTTTTTATAACAAGACAATGTTTGTAATTTGACTAACGTATATTATCAAAAATGACGTCCTCTTATTTCTTTAACAGAGCAGTTTCATAACTTCTGGGGGAAAGAAATGAAGTTTTCAACTATTATATACTTCCCGTACACGGATTACACCTTAGATAATAGTGAACCAGGCAGCACAGTGTCCCTCAAGGACAGCCTTGATGCTAGACTTCTGTCTCTCGTTACTGAAAAACTCAACATTAGGTAAATTTATTTGTATCTCTTGTGTAAATTGTGTAGCAGATGAGTTAACTGTTAAACAGAATAATTTTTAATTGTATAGTATAGAAATCAGGAAATGTAGTTAGGTGATATTCTTTCAAGACGTGTTCGTCTTTTTTATCTGCTGacagggtttaacgcttcccctaaATATAATAAATACATATAATTTGTCCCTTTGTAGttggtataaaaaaaatattttgatccCACAAATCTTTCAACAAATTAAGTGGTATCTCCGTGGTCTTATTACCTTATTTATCTGTGATTCGAAGCTCAGTGATGCGGGAGATGCCTAATCGATATTATGGTGTGCAGAAGAATGGCCAGTTCACTGGTATAATAGGTCAACTACAGCGGGAAGAGATAGACATTGGTGCACCAATGGGACCCCTTTCTGAACGCATCCCGGCAATGGAGTTCTTGAGGGCGTACGAAGTCGACCCACTGATCATTGTGTCTTTGAAGCCAACTCTTCTGCCACAACTCCTCTCACTCTTAAAACCTTTTTCACGTAAgcaatttatataattattttgtGTTTACTAACAAACCTTTTATTTGtatcttggaagaatggcaagctcatagcatgggactatacctgtgtgtccacactggctgacacctatatccatcacagtgtggggcgacagggaggagctgctgaccacagggaggagtacaagatcagcaagtacagggacattagccaacagtatcaatttgtcccagtgggatcagagaccttgggatcatggggaaaaaatgtcacacgtttccttaaagaattgggttccagactcatcgacaccaccagggacccaagggcagccactttcatgttccagcgccacagcgtcgccatccagaggggaaatgcttgctgcatacttggctcacgtccagcctcggaggagctggaggaaattcatgatctttgatacattgcgccattgtattcatgtttatgtttttttctgtaaatgtattttgtttattaataaatgttcacatagaataaaaaatatatagggggtggtaggagaagaaaatattcaaacagctccggggagaaccttgagttttccctgaggtacgtttattgtcttctctgaggatgagggtccccattccagctatagaggtggtacttccctatataaatataattaaatatatatatatatatatatatatatatatatatatatatatatatatatatatatatatatatatatatatatatatatatgaaagtaaTACCTAGATGAATAAACACGTTGTAAGCTTCAGCTACACTTTATGATATAATATCCAATTAATTCTTTCTTCAGGAGAACTATGGCTGACGTTGTTGacgagtgtggtgttgtggggtgtgatcATGTGGATACTACAGAGAGTATGGTGGTGGGTCACAGGGACACACACAGTCAACTTCGTCACCATCCTTCTGTATGGCTGGGGCGCACTCCTGGCCAACCTGCCCTCAGATCCTTCCGTCAACAAAGCAGGAAAAGTAAAATTGTGTATCATTATCAGTGGTTTTTCATACTACCTTATATAACACGCAAGTCTTCCAAGTTTGGAGTATACTATATTGATTCTTCTTGCGGTGAAATGGCGTCGCTTATAAAGACAAATGTCTAAATCCTGGGGGCAGCTCTGAAGGCTGATTTCTAATTTTTTTGCACCTTCCAGGTTCTCAGCCAAATCACCAAGACAAAGTCCGATGGACTTTGCTGCCAGGAGACAGGACTAGTCTGACGAATTAGTAAAACAATCAGTTCTCTCTCCATATACAATTACTGTAAAGAAATGGATGCTAGAAGTGACACAAATGAAGTGcaataagaaatttttttctttttagcaaATAATATGATGAATATTTGTTGAAATTTATGATGGATTTTATTTATTTTGGTGCCTTAAATTTGACACATAATCCTACGTTAACCACTAAACAGCAGTAGCAGAAAGGTAGCTAGGATTAGGAAGTCAATCCTAACACACGTAGAGATTGAGGCCAATGTCCTAGTCTATGAAAATAGAGTTCAGACACTCTAAACACCTTTAATTGTTCTTAAGCTAGAGCTCAACTTTGAGAAGCGTGTATTTAACTACAGTCaatatattaaaatttaaattATCTAGAATACTGACTTGAGTTTTTCCACACGAGATATGAGTTAATTTAAACAGGTGTGACAGTCAGCAGCAGCGACACAAAACGTGAACAAAATATGAGATTTTTTCTCTTTGGTCTTCTAAACATGACTGagttatttttcattattttgtaTAGACATTAGAGAACTAAATATTATATTGAACAGTATAAAATTAGGTAAGATAACCTAACTGAATATTCATCACATCGACACCttgtccagcccttctagggtagggtaggttcctGAGCCatagcttgtagctcacaagactgtcattcccattatcccccttgggactgggatggcagaccagagaggtctagcttctccttacgagccccgtgagggcggggaatgtggctaggcctgaggATAGTTGATCACAACGATGagaggggtacttgtgcctcctcccatgggagacttgggtctcagacactccctagatagggaacccaaggccgggccaccacttggaaaagttccgggccgggagaatatcgGTGAATCAACAAGAAGGTGAATATTCATCACAAGAGCTACCAGCATGAAATTTCAATGAGGGAAGCTGTGTTATTAGGATAAGTGTAGTTACATAAGAAGAATTCTGAAGTGGACAAGCTTAATGTAGCAATATTTTCTAGACATTCTGGCTGGTCATTACCATGAGATGTAGATATTGCTTTTACTTTTCCAATTGTTGGTGGGCGTGTGGCTGATGTTGTGTCTGGTCATAACCACAGGTTACAGCTTCTCATTATGTTTCCAGGTGTTGGTAGGCGCGTGGTTGATGTTCTGTCTGGTCATGACCACAGGTTACAGCTCCTCGTTAGTGGCTCACTTGTCGGTCCAGGAGAAGACTAAACCCCCGGAAACCTTCGAGGACCTGGTGACTCGAGACAACTGGAAGTGGGGCATTGAATCTTATGTTCTAGCCGGATCAGTACTACTCTATTTCTCACAGCACACCGACCCTATAATacaaaaattatataagaaaatgGAGGTCACTATGCATTTTTTTCTAAAGAAAACTGAACAAAAGAGACAAATTGCAGAACAAGTTTTTGCTGGGATATATTTTGATTAAaattcctaatatatatatagccggatcagtatatatatatatatatatatatatatatatatatatatatatatatatatatatatatatatatatatatatatatatatatatatatatatatatatatatatatatatatatatatatatatatatatatatatatatatatatatatatatatatatatatatatatatatatatatatatatatatatatatatatatgtcgtgccgaataggcaaaactggtcaattagcaagaactcatttaaaattaaatcctttctaaaattttctcttatacgtttaacgatgtatttatttcattaatgttaatgtaaaaatttataattttgcatcacaagaatcttagaaaacttacctaaccttattataacaagaacaatttgttttagcctaacccaactaaatatattttagatttgtttacaataatttaatactaaacaaacacagtgaaatatatttttttcgttaggttcagaattattttggcgaaattattgcatacgcaaattttcacttgtcctatatggcaagatgagcgttgctatttaagccaagatagcaagttctgcctattcggcacgacatatatatgcaaaacaaccactgtgaaagaatagagaagttccaagcgctttcgtgactactcacattatcaaggaacaatgaaagtaaagcatcaaaggaaggtatataaaggggtagcccacacctcactatcagatcccacaacaacgaaacacctgacgcgagacagcaggcccgccggccgaactagacaggtccttcatacaacccaccaacaaactattctacccaaaaaataggaaatttaaaaaattattatttgtccaatgtattattaaattcttcccaaattctattgattataaatggatctaatttacataaaccaaaggaaatattcatattattgtcaaaactgctttttatgaaacaagattcaattatattcctgtcgaccatggacttgcttgatactactttctcaactttttgaaaatcaattggatggttaaaatcttttacatgaataaatagagcattggaatcttgcccagttctaatgctatatttatgttgttttaatcttagttcgagatttttaccagtttgaccgtaataaactttatagacacatccatcagcattttggggggattctttatcaaaagttttttttactgtatcaagatttttgaatacaactttaatattaaaagtcttaagaagagaaggcttatcaaccaaattttcatggtaagggagaaccaacatatttttagttgaataaggttggttgtccccttttggattgtaaaaagtatttctagcaagtttaaaagatttatcaattacatttcttgggtatttcaaatcattacctatttcataaattttggatatttcttcatctatgaactctggactacaaattcataaagctctcaaaaatgttgatgagaaaacagacagcttaactctgtcttgatgggaagaataatagtggacataggaacagttatttgtaggttttctgtaaattttaaatttgaattcattattacccttaataattaaaacatctagaaaaggcaatgagttattttcttcaaattcaacagtaaaatttatagaatgggctaagctatttaatttgccaaggaaatggtgtatatcttggaacttctctattctttcacagtggttgttttgcatattctgaaatcacctgtttactgtgatcttattgcatatatatgtatatatatatatatatatatatatatatatatatatatatatatatatatatatatatatatatataaattaataggTATTTTTTTATGTTGCGGCTACAAGACTCAGGTGATAACGAAAGGACTGCagaaggtgagagagggagaatactctTTTTTAAGCGTCAGGTACTCCATCATGATAGCTATCGACTCCCTATACACTAACAACTATGGGCAAACACCTTATTACCTCAGCCATGAAGAAATTCGTCTTCTGGCTGGCTTTGGATGGGGTTTCAGGCAAGTATTGTCTTAATGTTAATAATACTTAAGGTGCTATGCAATTGGCTTAATTTGTATGTCTTTTTTATAAGCATTGACGAGGACGtaaactgtggcatgcaaagagtacgtaacctttattcggcgcatggacacaccctcatttacaggctatctcccccaaccagcgaaccaggttgctaagagttgatgatggggccccatcgttcaactagtgaccaggttctagccaataagaaggtgggattgacaatcgcagaggttatgtggataccgctctcctgtctgcccttgtcattcccactctagagctggttgaagcacggtctgctatcttgtggcttctatttctgccttgcttaccgtggagtgcactatatttatcactgtacatagtgtacatattgctgttataattggtgaaggataatataagtctaaactttttctactgtgtttatttgctcccattacacctgggataacaggccatttgaaatcctaggttgtaatatgggtagcctgtccgagagctggacttagagaaacggttgagcttagggtgaagcttgtagcaggaacattgtgtagcttgctgtttcgcttcgctttacaaattttgcgtgtcagttgcttatgatcagccttgctattgtgtgatcgttcaacagctcgctactagcttgttcagtgtgctcgcttcgctacggtcaatcttgtgtgcagtcggctttgcttgtatgcgtattctgcaatcgtactgtgcatagctaagcgtgttctgcaaattaacgtgttacgttggggtattcgtactgtgcatagcgaataacttatgccacctagacgagtcagacgcctggtgtcggcatatactttgcataacctacctaaattgtccctacagcgttgttggcaaattgctcgttccattggcattccctataaacgcactctcacagctgcgcaactgcgttcacttattgctgacatacttattgaagaagagatggcacatcaaactcctccctttacgggagctagggaaaaaactactatgttctcgcaggaggaagatgatacacctacggagcaaaatggtcagtatagtgcagctgggttgtctcaggg
The sequence above is drawn from the Cherax quadricarinatus isolate ZL_2023a chromosome 50, ASM3850222v1, whole genome shotgun sequence genome and encodes:
- the LOC138854132 gene encoding glutamate receptor-like — encoded protein: MLFESHKTVLLITLINTALITSHDVGGAVEQVGVMVERMVEHYYLTSCHLVLITTTQHSLITANIIRRLSESLEAGLVVEVGWVISQDQLAQDQLLQGVWGDSKTTCRGLILDLTNTNNTLPLLRFLEEAELWKLPETLVLVVGGKAGVKDVLLHHSLHNTIHALYLALHDLTLQNITFNDVVQHSIKFIAPLHNPRYKKPVTREVSGGVWVYRRCLYCNMGEADVQLLHLWNLASFTHSKYDLFQEQFHNFWGKEMKFSTIIYFPYTDYTLDNSEPGSTVSLKDSLDARLLSLVTEKLNISSVMREMPNRYYGVQKNGQFTGIIGQLQREEIDIGAPMGPLSERIPAMEFLRAYEVDPLIIVSLKPTLLPQLLSLLKPFSRELWLTLLTSVVLWGVIMWILQRVWWWVTGTHTVNFVTILLYGWGALLANLPSDPSVNKAGKVLVGAWLMFCLVMTTGYSSSLVAHLSVQEKTKPPETFEDLVTRDNWKWGIESYVLAGSVLLYFSQHTDPIIQKLYKKMEVITKGLQKVREGEYSFLSVRYSIMIAIDSLYTNNYGQTPYYLSHEEIRLLAGFGWGFRKGAPFYNRFMQLIFRLQDAGIIRRWTEEVLVQRMIENRAAAALKPQSVPSTAPYFIHFSETMGPTLNYFTNFQKEDSSVVLGMNHLQGAFYMLLLGTGVAFLTLLGENLAHWCSSPQ